The following coding sequences lie in one Homalodisca vitripennis isolate AUS2020 chromosome X, UT_GWSS_2.1, whole genome shotgun sequence genomic window:
- the LOC124369400 gene encoding chymotrypsin-C-like, with the protein TWNLCIHTLVRVSGVGPCNGDSGGGLMLPVKDSLNVTRWQLRGLVSLSLLNATTLACDLSQYIVFTDTAKFIPWIASVINQKSN; encoded by the coding sequence ACTTGGAACTTGTGTATACACACTTTAGTGCGTGTTTCAGGTGTGGGGCCCTGCAATGGAGACAGTGGAGGAGGACTGATGCTGCCCGTCAAGGACAGCCTAAATGTCACAAGATGGCAACTGCGGGGGCTGGTCAGCCTATCCTTGCTGAACGCGACCACCCTCGCCTGTGATCTCAGCCAGTACATTGTGTTTACGGACACGGCCAAGTTCATTCCTTGGATAGCTTCTGTTATTAATCAAAAAAGCAACTGA
- the LOC124368821 gene encoding choline/ethanolamine kinase-like produces MLTVATKEIIAVSSRHSDKDVGSPASCAESQISEIAFRFCREFLPGSWRTIQLSDLIFHKISGGLSNLLYCCELPEHIPVTEAEPRRVLVRFYGQVNRNRALETLITECVILTLLSERQRGPRLYGVFPGGRLEEYVAARPLMTKELAHPNVSSKIAQKLATIHLMDVPMNRNPTRMWDSIERWIQRIEHLVEQQVTDNPELTTMIEKLRELDVRKELVWLRKFLEKVKSPVVFCHNDMQEGNILLRNGDSEGGQLIEPALENITVDDLVVIDFEYCGYNRRGFDLANHFVEWMYDYKNDSHPYFWSRPEKDHASVKQKEWFVEAYLSTLADSPSYRKRPEDTLEHILIEIEFYTLASHFFWSLWSVVSNSNTLNRAVEFDYWCYGESRFKEYYSHKAKLLKHSIR; encoded by the exons ATGTTAACCGTGGCTACTAAAGAAATAATAGCAGTGTCGTCGAGGCATAGTGACAAGGATGTCGGTTCTCCAGCGAGTTGTGCAGAGAGTCAAATCAGTGAGATTGCCTTCCGCTTCTGCAGAGAGTTTCTGCCAGGCTCGTGGCGCACCATACAACTCTCCGACTTGATATTTCACAAAATCAG TGGGGGACTGAGCAACCTGTTGTACTGCTGCGAGTTACCAGAGCACATTCCCGTCACTGAGGCAGAGCCCCGCAGGGTCCTGGTGAGGTTCTACGGCCAAGTGAACAGAAACAGGGCCTTAGAGACACTCATCACAGAATGTGTGATCCTCACCTTGCTGTCAGAGCGGCAACGCGGGCCTCGCCTGTACGGCGTCTTTCCAGGAGGCCGGCTAGAAGAGTATGTGGCC GCTAGACCATTGATGACTAAAGAGCTGGCCCATCCCAATGTTAGCAGTAAAATAGCACAGAAGCTGGCCACTATACATTTGATGGATGTGCCGATGAACAGAAACCCTACCCGAATGTGGGACTCTATAGAAAG GTGGATTCAAAGGATAGAGCACTTGGTGGAACAGCAAGTGACAGATAACCCAGAGCTCACCACCATGATAGAGAAGCTGAGAGAACTGGATGTGCGCAAGGAACTGGTCTGGCTCAG GAAGTTCTTGGAGAAAGTAAAGTCGCCAGTGGTGTTCTGCCACAATGACATGCAGGAAGGTAACATCCTCCTGAGGAATGGAGACTCTGAGGGCGGCCAGCTGATTGAGCCGGCCCTCGAGAACATCACTGTGGACGACCTGGTAGTGATAGACTTCGAGTACTGTGGATACAACAGGCGTGGCTTTGACCTGGCCAACCACTTCGTGGAGTGGATGTACGACTACAAGAACGATTCCCACCCGTACTTCTGGTCTAGGCCAGAGAAAGACCATGcctctgtgaaacagaag GAATGGTTTGTTGAAGCATACCTGTCCACACTTGCCGATTCACCCAGCTACCGGAAGAGGCCTGAAGACACATTGGAACACATCCTTATAGAGATAGAGTTCTACACTTTGGCGTCACACTTCTTCTGGTCTCTGTGGAGCGTTGTCTCCAACTCCAACACCTTAAATCGGGCCGTTGAGTTTGACTACTGG TGTTACGGTGAAAGCAGATTCAAGGAATATTACAGTCACAAAGCAAAGTTGCTGAAGCATTCTATAAGGTAG